The sequence below is a genomic window from Acidobacteriota bacterium.
CCACCAGAACACCACTCGCATCACCACGGCGAACGCGATGGTCCCGATGCACAGTTGGGCCACACGGCCGCGCCTGGCGAACAGCAGCACGAGGGCGGGCCAGCAGAGATAAAACTGCTCTTCAACGCCGAGCGACCAGAAGTGCGCGAGCGGACGCGTCCAGTCCACGCCAAACAGGGGCAGCCAGTTCTGCAGATAGACCCAATGAGCCACTTCCGCCGTGGTCGAGACCGGCGCCAGGCGTTCGATGCCGAAGACGTGAAAGCCGATGGCGAATGCGGCCAGAGCGGCGTAATACAGAGGGAAGATCCGCAGGACGCGCCGGATGTAGAACGAGCGGAAGTACCCCGGGCGCCCAGCGGTATCGATCAGGATTCCCGTGATCAGGAACCCCGACAACACGAAGAAGAGATCCACGCCGACCCAGCCCGTCTCGGCCAGCCGCATGAAGAACTGCTGGCCATCGGTCGCGGCGTCCGCAATGGTCCTGGAGTGAAAGACGATCACAAGCAGGATGGCGATCGCCCGCAAGCCGTCGAGCTCGGGGATGTAGCCTGCCTGATTCCTGGTGCCGGCGGTGGTCGTCATCTGCAGGTCAGCTGCCGGACCTCGATGGCGTGTGTGTGATCCGGCGATACACAAGGAAACGCCCGATCGTGGTCTCGAGCGCATAGTCGCGCGCGATGACGTGTTTCCACTCCGGGAAGTCGTCCAGCAACTCCTCGGACGTTCGCTCGTCGGGCGACCACCACCAGTTGTCGTGTTGCACCACCGCCACATACAGGGGCTGGCGACGATTGATGTCGCCGACGAATTCCTCGCGCCAGCGCAGCTGCATCGGCGTCAGAGCCTCGCCGGGAACACGCATGACCAGCGGATGGGTCATCTGGAAGCGACTCGCCGCAGATCGATCAGCCAGGTAGTAGACGAGAGACTCATACCCCCACACTTGCACCGGCTCATTGGGTTGCGTCCGCGCGCGCAGGTATGCGGCAAGGTCGTACGACTCGGTGAAGTCAAAGACCGTGTCGTTCCTGAACTCGTTCGCCCTGGGTGGATTCAGGAAATGCCCGGTGGCGAAGTCCCTGAGAGGCGCCCCACGCACATAAGATGCCGCTGCGACCACGAGCATCAGCGTGGCCAGGATGCGCTGTGCCCGAGCGGCGTCCACTGGCACGAAATTGTGGAAGCGGCGCAGTCCCCAACTGCTGACGGTTGAAAAGAGATCGCCCACCAGGATGGCCCCGAGCGCCATGCCCGGCAAATAGTGATATCCGGCAAACGTGCCCTGCACAAATACGCTGTAAACCGAACCGACGAATCCGAGCCACACCATCAGCCGTTCGCGGCGGTACGTGCCCTGGAAAAGAAATGGCGCATACACGATGGGCAGCACCACGGCGTTCCTGCCGAGGCTCCCGAATTTCTGCATCCAGTAGGTCAGCAACGGCTCCGTACCCCTGAGACGCGCGGTATAAATCGGCTGGTAGCTCACGAGCGATTCGTACATCTGCGTCAAACCGCCGAGCGTCCAGTAGAGGCCGACGAACGCCACTGACGGTGCGGCCAGGCACGCACCTGCCACCAGCACCACGGCCACAGCCCGGCGGGTGCGAAGTTCGGTGGCGAGCGGCAGATAAAACAGCGCCAGGGCGAGAATGGTCGGCTTGATCGTGATGGCAAACCCCATCCCGAGGCCGATGATGGCCGCCGTCACCCACGGCGATCGCCTGTCGGCGGTGAGGACCATCCAGAAACCTGCCAGCACAAAGGGCAGTCCGAAGCCTTCGCGCTGCGCCGTGTTCCAGGGCCCGTAGTCTTGGTAAATCAGGCAGTAGAGAATGGCGGCGACCATGGCCCCAACGCGGCCGCTGAGCCGGTCGGCAATACGGAACACGAAATACGCCGTGCCCAGCTGAAACAACACATCAAAGAGCCGGAACATCGCGATCGACTTGCCGAACACGAAGATTTCGGCAGCCTGCAGGAACATCAGCCCGGGAAAATCGGCTTCCCACGAATGGATGTAGGGCCAGTCCCCGCGCAACAGCTGGGCCCCCATGTACGCAAACACGCCCTGATCGACCCCCACCCGATACGCTATCGTTGGCGCCAACACCAGGGCGCAAACACCGAGCACCAGTGCAGCGCTGGGGCCTTCGCTTCTACCCACCGTCGCGCTCCGTGTGACGCGCGACGTCC
It includes:
- a CDS encoding glycosyltransferase family 39 protein, producing MGRSEGPSAALVLGVCALVLAPTIAYRVGVDQGVFAYMGAQLLRGDWPYIHSWEADFPGLMFLQAAEIFVFGKSIAMFRLFDVLFQLGTAYFVFRIADRLSGRVGAMVAAILYCLIYQDYGPWNTAQREGFGLPFVLAGFWMVLTADRRSPWVTAAIIGLGMGFAITIKPTILALALFYLPLATELRTRRAVAVVLVAGACLAAPSVAFVGLYWTLGGLTQMYESLVSYQPIYTARLRGTEPLLTYWMQKFGSLGRNAVVLPIVYAPFLFQGTYRRERLMVWLGFVGSVYSVFVQGTFAGYHYLPGMALGAILVGDLFSTVSSWGLRRFHNFVPVDAARAQRILATLMLVVAAASYVRGAPLRDFATGHFLNPPRANEFRNDTVFDFTESYDLAAYLRARTQPNEPVQVWGYESLVYYLADRSAASRFQMTHPLVMRVPGEALTPMQLRWREEFVGDINRRQPLYVAVVQHDNWWWSPDERTSEELLDDFPEWKHVIARDYALETTIGRFLVYRRITHTPSRSGS